From Bradyrhizobium symbiodeficiens, the proteins below share one genomic window:
- the bamA gene encoding outer membrane protein assembly factor BamA, whose amino-acid sequence MKFGLRLRGGLLATLIMFGAPVVAPVGAVFVPSSALAQTVQSISVEGNRRVEVETIRSYFKPGPGGRLDQGAIDDGLKALIETGLFQDVRINRGAGGQIVVSVVENPVIGRVAFEGNKKIKDEQLTTEVQSKARGTFSRAMVQSDTLRIAEIYRRSGRYDVRVTPEIIEQPNNRVDLIFTVEEGAKTGVKSIEFVGNVAFSSYRLRDVIKTRESNLLSFLGSGDIYDPDRVEADRDLIRRFYLKNGYADVQVVAALTEYDPEKKGFNVTFKIEEGAQYRVGAVDFRSSIPNFDPTSLRGYSRVQAGSLYNVESVEKSVEEMQIEASRRGYAFAVVRPGGDRNFEAHTVSVVFNIDEGPRTYIERINLRGNTRTRDYVIRREFDISEGDAYNRALVDRAERRLKNLDYFKSVKITTEPGSSSDRVVLNVDMEEKSTGDFSISGGYSTTDGALAEVSVSERNLLGRGLFAKAAVTYGQYARGYSLSFVEPYLLDYRVALGLDLYQRQQLSNSYISYGTKTLGFSPRLGFSLREDLSLQLRYSIYQQEITLPSYLANCNNNLGPSFNPSPAYANTPQGAADIASSGFNFGATNGLGCYVDGEASLPVRKELANGKTLTSALGYTLTYNTLDNNKNPTDGLLVDFRQDFAGVGGDVSYLKSVIDAKYYAPLVSDIVGLVRLQSGMLNKIGSDLRMLDHFQMGPNLVRGFAPNGIGPRDLNPFGTQDALGGTKYWGASLELQMPFWFLPKEVGLKGAVYADAGGLYDYKGPTSWTTTNEVNAPGCIPSTINPSSTGTCTGLVYDDSKVIRSSVGVGLIWQSPFGPLRFDYAVPLSKGKYDRTQEFRFGGGTTF is encoded by the coding sequence ATGAAGTTTGGACTGCGACTCCGGGGGGGCTTGCTCGCAACCCTGATCATGTTCGGCGCGCCGGTGGTTGCCCCGGTCGGGGCTGTTTTTGTGCCTTCGTCTGCGCTCGCTCAGACCGTGCAGTCGATTTCCGTCGAGGGAAATCGCCGGGTCGAGGTCGAGACGATCCGCTCCTATTTCAAGCCCGGTCCGGGCGGCCGCCTGGATCAAGGCGCCATCGACGACGGCCTCAAGGCCTTGATCGAGACCGGCCTGTTCCAGGACGTGAGAATCAACCGTGGCGCCGGCGGCCAGATCGTCGTCTCGGTGGTGGAAAATCCGGTGATCGGCCGGGTTGCCTTCGAGGGCAACAAGAAGATCAAGGACGAGCAGCTCACCACTGAAGTCCAGTCCAAGGCGCGCGGCACTTTCTCCCGCGCCATGGTGCAGTCCGACACGCTGCGAATCGCCGAAATCTATCGCCGGTCCGGCCGCTACGACGTGCGCGTCACGCCCGAGATCATCGAGCAGCCGAACAACCGCGTCGATCTCATCTTCACGGTCGAGGAGGGCGCCAAGACCGGTGTCAAGTCGATCGAGTTCGTCGGCAACGTCGCGTTCTCGTCCTACCGTCTCAGGGACGTCATCAAGACGCGCGAATCGAACCTGCTGAGCTTTCTCGGCAGCGGCGACATCTATGATCCCGATCGCGTCGAAGCCGACCGCGACCTGATCCGCCGCTTCTATCTCAAGAACGGTTACGCCGACGTTCAGGTGGTGGCTGCGCTTACCGAATACGATCCGGAGAAGAAGGGCTTCAACGTCACCTTCAAGATCGAGGAAGGCGCTCAGTACCGCGTCGGCGCCGTCGATTTCCGCTCCAGCATTCCGAACTTCGATCCCACCTCGCTGCGCGGCTATTCGCGCGTCCAGGCCGGCTCGCTTTACAACGTCGAATCGGTCGAGAAGTCGGTCGAGGAAATGCAGATCGAGGCCTCGCGCCGCGGCTATGCCTTTGCCGTGGTCCGGCCCGGCGGCGACCGCAATTTCGAGGCGCACACCGTCTCGGTCGTGTTCAACATCGACGAAGGCCCGCGCACCTATATCGAGCGGATCAACCTGCGCGGCAACACGCGCACGCGCGACTACGTGATCCGCCGCGAGTTCGACATCTCCGAGGGCGATGCCTACAACCGCGCCCTGGTCGACCGTGCCGAGCGGCGCCTGAAGAACCTCGACTACTTCAAGAGCGTGAAGATCACGACCGAGCCCGGCTCGTCGAGCGATCGCGTGGTCCTGAACGTCGACATGGAAGAGAAATCGACCGGCGACTTCTCGATCTCGGGCGGTTACTCCACCACCGACGGCGCGCTGGCCGAAGTTTCGGTCTCCGAGCGCAACCTGCTCGGCCGTGGCCTGTTCGCCAAGGCAGCGGTGACCTACGGACAGTATGCACGCGGCTACTCGCTGTCGTTTGTCGAGCCGTATCTGCTCGACTACCGCGTCGCGCTCGGCCTCGACCTCTATCAGCGCCAGCAGCTGTCCAACAGCTACATCTCCTACGGCACCAAGACGCTCGGCTTCTCGCCGCGCCTCGGTTTCTCCTTGCGTGAAGATCTGTCGCTGCAGCTGCGCTACTCGATCTATCAGCAGGAAATCACGCTGCCGAGCTACCTGGCGAACTGTAACAACAACCTTGGTCCGTCGTTCAATCCGTCTCCGGCGTACGCCAACACACCGCAAGGCGCCGCCGATATCGCGTCTAGCGGTTTCAACTTCGGCGCGACCAACGGCCTTGGCTGCTACGTGGACGGCGAAGCCTCGCTGCCCGTGCGCAAGGAGCTTGCCAACGGCAAGACCCTGACCTCGGCGCTCGGCTACACGCTCACCTACAACACGCTCGACAACAACAAGAACCCCACCGACGGTCTGCTCGTCGATTTCCGTCAGGATTTCGCCGGCGTCGGCGGCGACGTGTCCTATCTGAAGTCGGTGATCGATGCGAAGTATTACGCTCCGCTGGTGTCGGACATCGTCGGCCTGGTCCGCCTGCAGAGCGGCATGCTGAACAAGATCGGCAGCGACCTGCGCATGCTCGACCACTTCCAGATGGGCCCGAACCTCGTCCGCGGCTTTGCCCCGAACGGCATCGGCCCGCGCGACCTGAATCCCTTTGGCACGCAGGACGCGCTCGGCGGCACCAAGTACTGGGGCGCTTCGCTCGAATTGCAGATGCCGTTCTGGTTCCTGCCGAAGGAAGTGGGTCTGAAGGGTGCTGTCTATGCCGACGCCGGTGGCCTGTACGATTATAAAGGGCCGACGAGCTGGACCACGACCAACGAAGTCAATGCGCCCGGCTGTATCCCCTCGACGATCAATCCATCGAGCACCGGAACCTGTACCGGCCTGGTCTATGACGACAGCAAGGTCATCCGCTCGTCGGTCGGTGTCGGCCTGATCTGGCAGTCTCCGTTCGGTCCGCTGCGCTTCGACTACGCCGTGCCGCTCAGCAAGGGCAAGTACGACCGTACGCAGGAATTCCGGTTCGGCGGCGGCACCACGTTCTAA
- the rseP gene encoding RIP metalloprotease RseP, whose amino-acid sequence MIDFFVHSFNTLSHGLLGYAVPFLFVLTIVVFFHELGHFLVARWAGVRVLTFSLGFGPELVGFNDRHGTRWKISAIPLGGYVKFFGDESEASTPSSQTLAAMTAEERAGSFHHKKVGPRAAIVAAGPIANFILGALIFAGMALYYGKPSTIARVDGVVADGAAAAAGFKIGDVVVQIDGKPIESFADMQRIVAMNAGSALAFQVKRDGTIVSLTATPALLERKDPFGNSHRLGVLGIEHKAQAGEASSTPVGVGEALKIGVEQVWFIITSTFKFLGSLFAGNGNPNEVSGVLGIAKMSGQAASAGFQFVINLCAVLSVSIGLLNLFPIPLLDGGHLMFYAAEVVRGRPLSERTQEMGFRIGLGLVLMLMVFATYNDILRMAAS is encoded by the coding sequence ATGATCGACTTTTTTGTCCATAGTTTCAATACGTTGAGCCATGGGCTCCTCGGCTACGCGGTTCCCTTCCTGTTCGTCCTGACGATCGTCGTGTTCTTCCATGAGCTCGGCCATTTCCTGGTCGCGCGCTGGGCGGGCGTGCGCGTGTTGACCTTCTCGCTCGGTTTCGGACCCGAGCTGGTCGGTTTCAATGACCGCCACGGCACCCGCTGGAAGATCTCGGCCATCCCGCTTGGCGGCTACGTCAAGTTCTTCGGCGACGAGAGCGAGGCCTCGACCCCTTCGTCCCAGACGCTCGCGGCCATGACGGCCGAGGAGCGCGCCGGCAGCTTCCACCACAAGAAGGTCGGCCCGCGCGCCGCCATCGTCGCGGCCGGACCGATTGCCAATTTCATCCTGGGCGCGCTGATTTTCGCGGGAATGGCTCTGTATTACGGCAAGCCGAGCACGATCGCGCGCGTCGACGGCGTCGTCGCCGATGGTGCTGCGGCTGCGGCCGGCTTCAAGATCGGGGACGTCGTCGTCCAGATCGATGGCAAGCCGATCGAGAGCTTTGCCGACATGCAGCGAATCGTTGCGATGAATGCGGGTTCAGCGCTTGCCTTTCAGGTCAAGCGGGACGGCACCATCGTCTCGCTGACCGCAACCCCGGCGCTGCTCGAGCGTAAGGATCCGTTCGGCAACAGCCACCGTCTCGGCGTGCTCGGCATCGAGCACAAGGCACAGGCCGGTGAGGCGTCGAGCACCCCGGTGGGCGTTGGCGAGGCGCTGAAGATCGGGGTCGAGCAGGTCTGGTTCATCATCACCAGCACCTTCAAGTTCCTGGGCTCGCTGTTCGCCGGAAACGGCAATCCCAACGAGGTCAGCGGCGTCCTGGGCATCGCGAAGATGTCGGGGCAGGCGGCCAGCGCCGGGTTCCAGTTCGTGATCAATTTGTGCGCAGTTCTGTCGGTGTCGATCGGCCTGCTGAACCTGTTCCCGATCCCGCTGCTCGATGGCGGCCATCTGATGTTCTATGCGGCGGAGGTCGTCCGCGGCCGGCCCCTGTCGGAGCGGACTCAGGAGATGGGCTTCCGAATCGGGCTCGGTTTGGTGCTGATGCTGATGGTGTTCGCGACCTACAACGACATCCTGCGGATGGCCGCATCCTGA
- the dxr gene encoding 1-deoxy-D-xylulose-5-phosphate reductoisomerase, which yields MSAVPLRNNRLAASDVRSVTVLGATGSIGDSTMDLLRASPERYRVEALTANSNVEALAKLAKEFSARFVAIADTSKFAELKAALAGTSTECGAGESAVIEAGARPADWVMAAVSGAAGLKPALAAVDRGAHVALANKECLVCAGDFFMQRAAKAGACILPADSEHNALFQALASGNRDELVRVIITASGGPFRTWKPADIEQATLAQALKHPNWSMGQKITIDSASMMNKGLEVIEASYLFALAPDEIDVLVHPQSIIHGMVEFSDCSVVAQLGAPDMRTPIAHCLGWPDRIKGPAAKLDLAKIGQLTFEAPDFERFPGLRLAFDSLRTGKGATTVYNAANEVAVAAFIAGKIRFGAIARLVEATLDDWIRSGNQAPLTSADDAISVDHVARNRAAALLPQIALKAS from the coding sequence ATGAGCGCGGTCCCATTGCGTAACAACAGGCTTGCGGCGTCCGACGTCCGCAGCGTCACGGTTCTCGGCGCCACCGGCTCGATCGGCGACAGCACGATGGATCTGCTGCGCGCCTCGCCCGAGCGCTACCGCGTCGAGGCGTTGACGGCGAACAGCAATGTCGAAGCGCTGGCAAAGCTCGCGAAGGAGTTTTCCGCGCGTTTCGTCGCCATTGCCGACACCTCCAAGTTCGCCGAGCTCAAGGCTGCATTGGCCGGGACCAGCACCGAATGCGGCGCGGGCGAAAGCGCGGTGATCGAAGCCGGCGCGCGTCCGGCTGATTGGGTGATGGCCGCCGTCAGCGGCGCCGCCGGACTGAAGCCCGCGCTGGCCGCCGTCGACCGGGGCGCGCATGTCGCGCTCGCCAACAAGGAATGTCTCGTCTGCGCCGGTGATTTCTTCATGCAGCGTGCCGCCAAGGCGGGGGCCTGCATCCTGCCGGCGGATTCCGAGCACAATGCGCTGTTCCAGGCGCTGGCGTCGGGCAATCGCGACGAACTCGTCCGTGTCATCATCACGGCCTCAGGCGGCCCGTTCCGGACCTGGAAGCCGGCCGACATCGAGCAGGCGACGCTCGCGCAGGCCCTCAAGCATCCGAACTGGAGCATGGGCCAGAAGATCACGATCGATTCGGCGTCGATGATGAACAAGGGGCTCGAGGTGATCGAGGCCTCCTATCTGTTCGCGCTGGCGCCCGACGAGATCGATGTTCTCGTTCATCCGCAGTCGATCATCCATGGCATGGTCGAGTTTTCCGATTGCTCGGTGGTGGCCCAGCTCGGCGCGCCCGATATGCGCACCCCGATCGCGCACTGCCTCGGCTGGCCCGATCGCATCAAGGGGCCGGCGGCCAAGCTGGACCTCGCCAAGATCGGCCAGCTGACCTTCGAAGCGCCTGACTTCGAGCGCTTCCCCGGACTCCGGCTGGCGTTCGATTCGCTCCGGACCGGGAAGGGGGCGACCACCGTCTACAACGCTGCCAACGAGGTCGCGGTCGCGGCCTTCATCGCCGGCAAGATCCGGTTCGGTGCGATCGCCCGGCTGGTGGAGGCGACACTGGACGACTGGATCCGCAGCGGTAACCAGGCGCCTCTGACATCCGCCGATGATGCAATCTCTGTTGACCATGTTGCTCGAAATAGAGCTGCCGCCCTATTGCCTCAAATTGCCTTAAAGGCATCCTAG
- a CDS encoding phosphatidate cytidylyltransferase produces MSEQDSAPAGAKPAPSNLVMRVLAALVLAPLTIAIAYVGGWLWVLLVTLVSIGLFAEWLTVVGAGSAALTGAGTIVIAMMGAAVAFGGLKTSVIIGLVGGAIVTLIARGKFVWAATGFAYATAALLASILVRKDLVNGFTALMFVLLVVWATDIGGYFAGRSIGGPKLWPRVSPKKTWSGALGGFVASLLVAVGFAACGFGKMAPLLLVSAILSVVSALGDLFESAVKRRFDVKDSSHLIPGHGGLMDRLDGFVAAILMAWIIGFLRHGVHSAGSGLMVW; encoded by the coding sequence GTGAGCGAACAAGATTCCGCACCGGCGGGCGCCAAGCCTGCCCCAAGCAATCTGGTGATGCGGGTCCTCGCAGCGCTGGTGCTGGCGCCGCTGACCATCGCGATCGCTTATGTCGGCGGCTGGCTGTGGGTGCTGCTCGTCACGCTGGTCTCGATCGGGCTGTTCGCGGAATGGCTGACGGTGGTCGGCGCGGGCTCGGCGGCGCTGACCGGGGCAGGGACGATCGTCATCGCGATGATGGGGGCCGCCGTCGCTTTTGGCGGGCTGAAGACGTCCGTCATCATTGGCCTCGTCGGCGGCGCGATCGTGACGCTGATCGCGCGCGGCAAGTTCGTTTGGGCGGCGACGGGCTTTGCCTATGCAACGGCGGCGCTGCTGGCCTCGATCCTGGTGCGGAAGGATCTCGTCAACGGCTTCACCGCGCTGATGTTCGTGCTGCTGGTGGTGTGGGCGACCGATATCGGCGGTTATTTTGCCGGTCGCAGCATCGGCGGGCCGAAACTCTGGCCGCGCGTGAGCCCCAAAAAGACCTGGTCCGGGGCGCTGGGCGGCTTCGTCGCAAGCCTCCTGGTTGCAGTGGGCTTTGCGGCTTGCGGGTTCGGAAAGATGGCACCATTGCTGCTCGTCAGCGCCATCCTTTCGGTGGTCTCGGCACTGGGCGATCTGTTCGAATCCGCGGTGAAGCGGCGCTTTGATGTCAAGGATTCCAGTCACTTAATTCCCGGCCATGGCGGGCTTATGGATCGCTTGGACGGTTTTGTCGCCGCCATCCTGATGGCATGGATTATCGGCTTTCTCCGCCATGGTGTGCATAGCGCCGGAAGCGGTCTTATGGTTTGGTGA
- a CDS encoding isoprenyl transferase, which yields MSNAAAPATEGPDRSEVPAHVAIIMDGNGRWAAARGLPRAEGHRRGVEALRRVVRASHELGIRYLTIFSFSSENWSRPASEIGDLFGLLRRFIRNDLASLHRDGVKVRIIGERDGLEGDICALLNEAEELTRENTRLTLVVAFNYGSRQEIAKAAQKLAREVAEGQRDPGTIDAETLGAHLDAPDIPDPDLIIRTSGEQRLSNFLMWQAAYSELVFVPIHWPDFDKAALEGAIAEFARRERRFGGLVAKTAS from the coding sequence ATGTCCAACGCCGCCGCGCCCGCAACGGAAGGACCCGACCGGTCCGAGGTGCCCGCGCATGTCGCCATCATCATGGATGGCAACGGGCGCTGGGCGGCCGCGCGCGGCCTGCCGCGTGCGGAGGGGCATCGCCGCGGCGTCGAAGCTCTGCGCCGCGTCGTGCGCGCCTCGCACGAGCTTGGCATCCGCTACCTCACCATCTTCTCCTTCTCGTCGGAGAACTGGTCGCGTCCGGCAAGCGAGATCGGCGATCTCTTCGGTCTGCTCCGCCGCTTCATCCGCAACGATCTGGCAAGCCTGCATCGCGACGGCGTCAAGGTCCGCATCATCGGCGAGCGCGACGGGCTCGAGGGCGACATCTGCGCACTGCTCAACGAGGCCGAGGAGCTGACGCGCGAAAACACGCGCCTGACACTCGTCGTCGCCTTCAACTACGGCTCGCGGCAGGAGATCGCGAAGGCGGCGCAGAAGCTGGCGCGCGAAGTCGCGGAAGGTCAGCGCGATCCAGGCACGATCGACGCCGAGACGCTCGGCGCGCATCTCGATGCGCCCGATATTCCCGATCCCGATCTCATCATCCGCACCAGCGGCGAGCAGCGCCTGTCCAATTTCCTGATGTGGCAGGCCGCCTATAGCGAACTCGTCTTCGTGCCGATCCACTGGCCCGATTTCGACAAGGCGGCGCTGGAAGGCGCGATCGCCGAATTCGCCAGGCGCGAACGCCGTTTCGGCGGCCTGGTCGCGAAAACCGCCTCGTGA
- the frr gene encoding ribosome recycling factor translates to MPTGTFDLNEVKRRMQGAIQSLKHELGGLRTGRASASMLDPVQVDAYGGHMPLNQLATVSVPEPRLISVQVWDKSMVKAVEKAIVDSNLGLSPATEGQVLRLRIPELNEERRKELVKVAHKYAEAAKVAARHVRRDGLDVLKKLEKNHEMSEDDQKRHADEVQKATDGTITEIDQLLAAKEKEILTV, encoded by the coding sequence ATGCCCACGGGTACTTTCGACCTCAACGAAGTGAAGCGCCGCATGCAGGGCGCCATCCAGTCGCTGAAGCACGAGCTTGGCGGCTTGCGCACGGGGCGCGCCTCCGCATCGATGCTCGATCCGGTGCAGGTCGACGCTTATGGCGGCCACATGCCGCTCAATCAGCTCGCCACCGTCAGCGTGCCGGAGCCTCGCCTGATCTCGGTGCAGGTCTGGGACAAATCGATGGTCAAGGCGGTGGAGAAGGCGATCGTCGATTCCAACCTCGGCCTGTCGCCCGCGACCGAAGGCCAGGTGCTGCGGTTGCGCATCCCCGAGCTGAACGAGGAACGGCGCAAGGAACTGGTGAAGGTCGCGCATAAATATGCGGAAGCCGCCAAGGTCGCCGCGCGCCACGTCCGCCGCGACGGCCTCGACGTCCTCAAGAAGCTCGAGAAGAACCACGAGATGTCCGAGGACGACCAGAAGCGCCACGCCGACGAGGTGCAGAAGGCGACCGATGGTACGATCACGGAAATCGACCAGTTGCTGGCCGCCAAGGAAAAGGAAATCCTCACCGTCTAA
- the pyrH gene encoding UMP kinase has protein sequence MSDPVYRRVVIKLSGEYLAGQQGFGIDQPTVDRVADDLIAARKLGTEVAVVIGGGNIVRGVEVSARGVSRPTGDTMGMLATMMNCLALESAIERKGTPARTLSAFVMPEISELFTRTAAHKYLAEGRIVLLGGGTGNPFFTTDTTAVLRAAEIGAQAVLKATNVDGVYSADPKKDPAATRFDRLTHSQAIEGGYKVMDATAFALARETSLPIIVFSIAEPGSIGAILRGVGHGTIVAG, from the coding sequence ATGTCTGATCCGGTCTATCGTCGCGTCGTGATCAAGCTGTCCGGCGAATATCTCGCGGGACAGCAAGGCTTTGGCATCGATCAGCCGACCGTCGACCGGGTTGCGGACGATCTGATTGCGGCCCGCAAGCTCGGCACCGAGGTCGCGGTCGTGATCGGCGGCGGCAACATCGTGCGCGGCGTCGAGGTCTCCGCCCGCGGTGTGTCACGGCCGACCGGCGACACCATGGGCATGCTCGCCACCATGATGAACTGCCTCGCGCTGGAATCGGCGATCGAGCGCAAGGGCACGCCGGCGCGTACGCTGTCGGCGTTCGTCATGCCCGAGATTTCCGAGCTGTTCACCCGCACTGCGGCGCACAAATACCTCGCCGAGGGACGCATCGTGCTGCTTGGCGGTGGAACCGGTAATCCGTTCTTCACCACCGATACGACCGCAGTGCTGCGTGCCGCCGAGATCGGCGCCCAGGCGGTGCTGAAGGCCACCAATGTCGACGGCGTCTACTCGGCCGACCCGAAGAAGGATCCGGCCGCGACGCGATTCGACCGGCTGACCCATTCACAGGCGATCGAGGGCGGCTACAAGGTGATGGATGCGACCGCCTTCGCGCTTGCCCGCGAGACGTCGCTGCCTATCATCGTATTCTCGATCGCGGAGCCGGGCTCGATCGGCGCGATTCTGCGTGGCGTCGGCCACGGAACCATTGTCGCCGGCTGA
- the tsf gene encoding translation elongation factor Ts gives MATITAAMVKDLRESTGAGMMDCKAALTENDGNMEAAQDWLRKKGLSKAAKKSGRVAAEGLIGALTKGTKGVVVEVNSETDFVARNGQFQGLVKMIAQVAFDVGADVEKIKAAKVGDVTVEAAINDAIATIGENMTLRRAASLEVSQGVVSNYVHGAVVEGAGKMGVIVALESPGKADELATLGRQIAMHIAAANPLALDPSGLDPAVVKREKDVLADKYRQQGKPENVIEKIVESGLKTYYKEVCLLEQAFIHDTGKSVAQALKEAEGKVGGALKIAGFIRYALGEGIEKQESDFAAEVAAASGKK, from the coding sequence ATGGCAACGATCACAGCTGCGATGGTCAAGGACCTGCGCGAGTCGACCGGCGCGGGCATGATGGACTGCAAGGCCGCGCTGACCGAAAACGACGGTAACATGGAAGCCGCGCAGGATTGGCTGCGCAAGAAGGGCCTGTCCAAGGCCGCCAAGAAGTCGGGCCGCGTCGCGGCCGAGGGTCTGATCGGCGCCCTCACCAAGGGCACCAAGGGTGTCGTGGTCGAGGTCAACTCCGAGACCGACTTCGTCGCGCGCAACGGCCAGTTCCAGGGCCTGGTCAAGATGATCGCCCAGGTCGCATTCGATGTCGGCGCCGATGTCGAGAAGATCAAGGCCGCCAAGGTCGGTGACGTCACGGTCGAAGCCGCCATCAATGATGCGATCGCCACCATCGGCGAGAACATGACGCTGCGCCGCGCAGCTTCGCTCGAAGTGAGCCAGGGCGTGGTGTCGAACTACGTCCACGGCGCGGTGGTCGAGGGCGCCGGCAAGATGGGCGTGATCGTGGCGCTGGAATCGCCCGGCAAGGCCGACGAGCTCGCAACGCTCGGCCGGCAGATCGCGATGCACATCGCCGCCGCCAACCCGCTCGCGCTCGATCCGTCCGGTCTCGATCCGGCGGTCGTCAAGCGCGAGAAGGACGTGCTCGCCGACAAATATCGCCAGCAGGGCAAGCCGGAGAACGTGATCGAGAAGATCGTCGAGTCCGGCCTCAAGACCTACTACAAGGAAGTCTGCCTGCTCGAGCAGGCCTTCATCCACGACACCGGCAAGTCGGTGGCGCAGGCGTTGAAGGAAGCCGAAGGCAAGGTCGGTGGTGCCCTGAAGATCGCGGGCTTTATACGCTATGCTCTCGGTGAGGGAATCGAGAAGCAGGAAAGCGACTTCGCGGCCGAGGTTGCCGCGGCAAGCGGCAAGAAGTAA
- a CDS encoding 30S ribosomal protein S2 has product MALPDFTMRQLLEAGVHFGHQSHRWNPKMAPFIFGARNNIHIVDLAQTVPLLHTALQAVSDTVAKGGRILFVGTKRQAQDGVADAAKRCAQYFVNSRWLGGTLTNWKTISASIKRLRHLDDVLAGGDASSYTKKERLTLQRERDKLDRSLGGIKDMGGLPDLIFVIDTNKEDIAIQEAQRLNIPVAAIVDTNSDPKGITYVVPGNDDAGRAIALYCDLIARAAIDGIGRAQGDSGIDIGASTRPLAEELPAASSSGFQGLAGPRGTADDLKKLPGVSGAIEKKFNDLGIFHFWQLAELDHDTAHKIGEEVGLPSRADAWVAKAKALTAEAE; this is encoded by the coding sequence ATGGCACTACCCGATTTCACTATGCGTCAGCTGCTCGAAGCCGGCGTGCACTTTGGTCACCAGTCTCACCGCTGGAATCCGAAAATGGCGCCGTTCATTTTCGGCGCCCGCAACAACATCCACATCGTCGATCTCGCGCAGACCGTGCCGTTGCTGCACACCGCCTTGCAGGCGGTCAGCGACACCGTCGCTAAGGGCGGCCGCATCCTGTTCGTCGGCACCAAGCGCCAGGCGCAGGACGGCGTCGCGGACGCTGCCAAGCGCTGCGCGCAGTATTTCGTCAATTCGCGCTGGCTCGGCGGCACGCTGACCAACTGGAAGACGATCTCGGCCTCGATCAAGCGCCTGCGCCATCTCGACGACGTGCTGGCGGGCGGCGATGCCTCCTCCTACACCAAGAAGGAGCGCCTGACGCTTCAGCGCGAGCGCGACAAGCTCGACCGCTCGCTCGGCGGCATCAAGGACATGGGCGGTCTGCCCGACCTGATCTTCGTGATCGACACCAACAAGGAAGACATCGCGATCCAGGAGGCCCAGCGCCTCAATATCCCGGTCGCCGCGATCGTCGACACCAATTCGGACCCGAAGGGCATCACCTATGTGGTCCCCGGCAACGATGACGCCGGCCGCGCGATCGCGCTGTATTGCGACCTGATCGCGCGTGCGGCGATCGACGGTATCGGACGCGCCCAGGGCGATTCCGGCATCGACATCGGCGCCTCGACCCGTCCGCTTGCTGAAGAGCTGCCGGCGGCTTCGTCGAGCGGTTTCCAGGGCCTTGCCGGCCCGCGCGGCACCGCCGACGACCTCAAGAAGCTTCCGGGCGTGTCGGGTGCGATCGAGAAGAAGTTCAACGACCTCGGCATTTTCCATTTCTGGCAGCTCGCCGAGCTCGACCACGACACCGCGCACAAGATCGGCGAGGAAGTCGGTCTGCCGAGCCGCGCGGACGCCTGGGTGGCCAAGGCCAAGGCGCTGACCGCGGAAGCGGAATAG